Proteins from a single region of Gemmatirosa kalamazoonensis:
- a CDS encoding phage tail assembly chaperone: MPDDIAEIRAEHVTGPPHLLDAAVPYWRAFQTLHRARQRTAGGFGPPLPQPIPVSEALAYLRACWPSDDPDDREDALDLLQRLDSTYLSIAYERIARETPDVAPNGPSDRSTRP; this comes from the coding sequence ATTCCCGACGACATCGCGGAGATCCGCGCCGAGCACGTCACCGGTCCCCCCCACCTCCTCGACGCCGCCGTCCCGTACTGGCGCGCGTTCCAGACCCTCCATCGCGCGCGCCAGCGCACCGCCGGCGGCTTCGGCCCGCCGCTCCCGCAGCCCATCCCCGTCAGCGAGGCGCTCGCCTACCTCCGCGCCTGCTGGCCTTCCGACGACCCCGACGACCGCGAGGACGCCTTGGACCTCCTGCAACGACTCGACAGCACGTATCTGTCGATCGCGTACGAGCGCATCGCGCGGGAGACGCCGGATGTGGCGCCTAACGGGCCGTCCGATCGGAGTACCCGGCCGTGA
- a CDS encoding DUF4055 domain-containing protein, translating into MATTTAAPNGALPADILGSAPPEQRPDYARQELENAREQLGRVRDFVAGTDAVRRAGPTHLPKWEGESSDTYKARTKYSSVYAATGRALIASLGMVFSTPPALVPPQRPKRDDPEGSTEPAPLPDALEALAKDADGMGHDLATVARGVFRDMLTDGLAGLLVDVPPRLDGTVPDASTRVVARLLPYRRDQILNWRIGLAVDPVQGGTRLALTRLVLEERVETNAGAYGVTATRRFRELLLVRTDDPAAGTDAERPLGVRYVLWDRVERPGEAEPVRFVAREAGWVLDGTGRSFGVIPFAVGYGSPHTAPFVADSPLLALADTNADYYRTASDRRWSMALSLAPILVLVGREPGDDGRFPQVAVGPGTSIDVPRNGDVKYVAAPADAMAASQVELERLRVEMATLSLDFLLRRDTAPETATGRAYDAQAGHASLALAALGLQDMLDQGVGFSARFASSAAAPVEALPVRVQTTYDVRQLDAPTLTALNTIRKDGGLTRGTFLKLLASGGVLPESIDLEEEELTLAAQDQAVRDAAAVNGNGDPNAGSEA; encoded by the coding sequence ATGGCTACCACGACCGCCGCGCCTAACGGCGCCCTCCCCGCCGACATCCTGGGCAGTGCGCCGCCCGAGCAGCGCCCCGACTACGCGCGGCAGGAGCTCGAGAACGCGCGCGAGCAGCTCGGTCGCGTCCGCGACTTCGTCGCCGGCACCGACGCGGTGCGCCGCGCAGGTCCGACCCACCTCCCGAAGTGGGAGGGCGAGAGTTCGGACACCTACAAGGCCCGCACGAAGTACAGCTCCGTGTACGCGGCCACCGGGCGCGCGCTCATCGCCTCGCTCGGCATGGTGTTCTCCACGCCGCCGGCGCTCGTCCCGCCGCAGCGTCCGAAGCGGGATGACCCTGAGGGCAGCACCGAACCCGCGCCGCTGCCGGACGCGCTCGAGGCGCTCGCGAAGGATGCCGACGGCATGGGCCACGACCTCGCGACGGTCGCGCGCGGCGTGTTCCGCGACATGCTCACCGACGGACTGGCCGGGCTGCTCGTCGACGTGCCGCCGCGGCTCGACGGCACGGTGCCCGACGCGAGCACGCGCGTCGTCGCGCGGCTCCTGCCCTACCGCCGCGACCAGATCCTGAACTGGCGCATCGGCCTCGCCGTGGATCCCGTGCAGGGCGGGACGCGGCTCGCGCTCACGCGGCTCGTGCTCGAGGAGCGTGTCGAGACGAACGCCGGCGCGTACGGCGTCACGGCCACGCGGCGCTTCCGCGAGCTCCTGCTCGTGCGGACGGACGATCCCGCCGCGGGCACCGACGCCGAGCGACCGCTCGGCGTGCGCTACGTCCTCTGGGACCGCGTCGAGCGGCCCGGCGAGGCGGAGCCGGTACGCTTCGTCGCACGCGAGGCGGGCTGGGTGCTCGACGGCACCGGCCGCTCGTTCGGCGTCATCCCGTTCGCCGTCGGCTACGGCAGCCCGCATACGGCGCCCTTCGTCGCCGACTCGCCGCTGCTCGCGCTCGCGGACACGAACGCGGACTACTACCGCACGGCGAGCGACCGCCGTTGGTCGATGGCGCTCTCCCTCGCGCCGATCCTCGTGCTTGTCGGCCGCGAGCCGGGCGACGATGGTCGGTTCCCCCAGGTCGCCGTGGGCCCGGGTACCTCGATCGACGTGCCGCGAAATGGGGACGTGAAGTACGTCGCGGCGCCGGCGGACGCGATGGCCGCCAGCCAGGTCGAGCTCGAGCGGCTGCGCGTGGAGATGGCCACGCTGTCGCTCGACTTCCTGCTGCGCCGCGACACGGCGCCCGAGACGGCGACCGGCCGCGCGTACGACGCGCAGGCGGGGCACGCCTCGCTCGCGCTGGCGGCGCTCGGGCTGCAGGACATGCTTGATCAGGGCGTCGGGTTCTCGGCGCGCTTCGCGTCCTCGGCGGCGGCGCCGGTCGAGGCGTTGCCCGTGCGCGTGCAGACGACGTACGACGTGCGGCAGCTCGATGCGCCGACGCTCACCGCGCTCAACACGATCCGGAAGGATGGTGGGCTCACGCGCGGCACGTTCCTGAAGCTGCTTGCGAGCGGCGGAGTGCTGCCGGAGTCGATCGACCTCGAGGAGGAGGAGCTGACGCTCGCCGCGCAGGACCAGGCCGTGCGCGACGCGGCCGCGGTGAACGGCAACGGCGACCCGAACGCTGGGAGTGAGGCGTGA
- a CDS encoding GNAT family N-acetyltransferase: MIATPRLETARLILRPTALEDLDRWAEMLADEAAARFIGGVQAKPVVWRQVMTMAGAWTLTGVAMFSVIERSSGRWIGRVGPWEPLGWPGPEVGWALHPDAWGNGYAVEAAAATMDYAFDVLGWPDVIHSIDAENAASKRVAERLGSAYRAAGRLPAPYEHVPVEIWGQTREEWRARRR, encoded by the coding sequence ATGATCGCCACTCCGCGACTGGAGACCGCACGCCTGATCCTGCGCCCGACCGCGCTCGAGGATCTGGATCGATGGGCCGAGATGCTCGCCGACGAGGCGGCGGCGCGGTTCATCGGTGGGGTGCAGGCGAAGCCCGTGGTGTGGCGCCAGGTGATGACGATGGCCGGTGCGTGGACGCTCACGGGCGTCGCGATGTTCTCGGTGATCGAGAGATCGAGCGGCCGGTGGATCGGGCGCGTGGGGCCGTGGGAGCCGTTAGGCTGGCCGGGGCCGGAGGTGGGGTGGGCGCTGCATCCCGATGCGTGGGGGAACGGCTACGCCGTCGAAGCCGCCGCCGCGACGATGGACTACGCGTTCGACGTGCTCGGCTGGCCCGACGTCATCCACTCGATCGACGCCGAGAACGCCGCGTCGAAGCGCGTCGCCGAGCGCCTCGGGTCCGCGTACCGCGCCGCGGGGCGGCTGCCGGCGCCGTACGAGCACGTGCCGGTCGAGATCTGGGGGCAGACGCGCGAGGAGTGGCGGGCCCGACGCCGTTAG
- a CDS encoding phage tail tube protein has protein sequence MGQATRNRIALKVARQSVSGTVPAAALFNLLRYTDESLGAAPQVTPSGEIVSDRNMSDPVLTGRTLSGGINGELSARSYDPLLESAMFASFTRTAEFIKGGGYAGLPEVTALSAPAANIQTATVASGGTFVKSKMLVQVSGFANATNNGVFLANADGGATTVTWTNAAGVAEAAPPAGARIKVIGAELPTTTQSGASNLNTATGVNFASFIPADGAWVWVGGDAANKKFATNPGGWARVAKAGRGNASLTFDILPIGWAADTNAAANSIRIYFGDFIANGVTPVLLAFERSFLDINNVHELFSDGVMGAVSYDLSAKSIAKVSYSGLTFATYALNVAEQKATTSTLGLGNTPYNTLANIGMIVEGGSAIPLAGPNYVLAAKINLDNGLRELPALATANGIIGVNPGKCNVTGSITAYLGDSTLLAKVMGQTPTNLAFPMREPNTDHGTVLDLPAVKYTTGAPAGDQDITVELGFQAYKHASLGYAFSQSILEGIGL, from the coding sequence ATGGGACAGGCCACCAGAAATCGCATCGCGCTCAAGGTTGCGCGTCAGAGCGTCTCGGGCACGGTGCCCGCCGCCGCCCTGTTCAACCTCCTGCGCTACACCGACGAGTCGCTCGGCGCCGCGCCGCAGGTTACGCCCTCGGGCGAGATCGTGAGCGACCGCAACATGTCCGACCCGGTGCTCACGGGCCGCACGCTCTCCGGCGGCATCAACGGCGAGCTCTCGGCGCGCTCGTACGACCCGCTCCTCGAGTCGGCGATGTTCGCGTCGTTCACGCGCACGGCGGAGTTCATCAAGGGTGGCGGCTACGCCGGCCTCCCGGAGGTGACGGCGCTGTCGGCGCCGGCGGCCAACATCCAGACGGCGACGGTCGCCTCCGGCGGCACCTTCGTGAAGTCGAAGATGCTGGTCCAGGTCAGCGGCTTCGCCAACGCGACCAACAACGGCGTGTTCCTCGCGAACGCGGACGGTGGCGCTACGACCGTCACGTGGACGAACGCCGCCGGCGTCGCCGAGGCCGCACCGCCGGCCGGCGCGCGCATCAAGGTCATCGGCGCCGAGCTACCGACGACGACGCAGTCCGGCGCGTCGAACCTGAACACCGCGACCGGCGTCAACTTCGCCTCGTTCATCCCCGCCGACGGCGCGTGGGTGTGGGTCGGCGGCGACGCGGCGAACAAGAAGTTCGCCACGAACCCGGGCGGCTGGGCGCGCGTCGCGAAGGCCGGCCGCGGGAACGCGTCGCTCACGTTCGACATCCTGCCGATCGGGTGGGCCGCCGACACCAACGCGGCCGCGAACTCGATCCGCATCTACTTCGGCGACTTCATCGCGAACGGCGTGACGCCGGTGCTGCTCGCCTTCGAGCGCTCGTTCCTCGACATCAACAACGTCCACGAGCTGTTCTCGGACGGCGTGATGGGCGCGGTGAGCTACGACCTCAGCGCGAAGTCGATCGCGAAGGTGAGCTACAGCGGCCTCACGTTCGCGACCTACGCGCTGAACGTGGCCGAACAGAAGGCCACGACGTCGACGCTCGGCCTCGGCAACACGCCCTACAACACGCTGGCCAACATCGGGATGATCGTGGAGGGCGGGAGCGCGATCCCGCTCGCGGGGCCGAACTACGTGCTCGCCGCGAAGATCAACCTCGACAACGGGCTGCGCGAGCTGCCCGCGCTGGCGACGGCGAACGGCATCATCGGCGTGAACCCGGGCAAGTGCAACGTCACCGGCTCCATCACGGCCTACCTCGGCGACAGCACGCTGCTCGCCAAGGTGATGGGCCAGACGCCGACGAACCTCGCGTTCCCGATGCGCGAGCCGAACACGGACCACGGGACGGTGCTCGACCTGCCCGCCGTGAAGTACACGACCGGCGCGCCGGCCGGCGACCAGGACATCACCGTGGAGCTGGGCTTCCAGGCGTACAAGCACGCCTCGCTCGGCTACGCGTTCAGCCAGTCCATCCTCGAGGGGATCGGCCTGTAA
- a CDS encoding DUF4128 domain-containing protein — MSATLPPLTTALRAALGARLDAALQASTLGALAGCAVQSEGLRFTRPTGRPWIRGTLRVGGTVPDTIGPHARLTTVGLWLVDVFTPANTGTADSDTLADAVVLAFPPGLDLALPNAQAADGVLRLTGASRGGAIPDAAGWLMAPCTVSWRTHTTNSI, encoded by the coding sequence ATGAGCGCGACGCTGCCGCCGCTCACCACCGCACTGCGCGCGGCGCTCGGCGCGCGCCTCGACGCCGCGCTCCAGGCGTCAACGCTCGGCGCGCTCGCTGGCTGCGCCGTGCAGTCCGAGGGCCTTCGCTTCACCCGCCCGACCGGTCGGCCGTGGATCCGCGGCACGCTGCGGGTCGGCGGCACCGTCCCCGACACGATCGGCCCTCACGCACGGCTCACGACCGTCGGGCTCTGGCTCGTCGACGTCTTCACGCCGGCGAACACCGGCACCGCGGACAGCGACACCCTCGCTGACGCGGTGGTGCTCGCCTTCCCGCCCGGGCTCGACCTCGCGTTGCCGAACGCGCAGGCCGCCGACGGCGTGCTCCGCCTCACCGGCGCGAGCCGCGGCGGCGCCATCCCCGATGCTGCCGGCTGGCTCATGGCGCCCTGCACCGTGAGCTGGCGCACGCACACCACGAACTCGATCTGA
- a CDS encoding DNA primase family protein, with protein MNAVAVLSDVATFNPTDLGNAERLVARHGADLHYVPAWKRWLVWDGRRWAVDDTQRIHQLAKETVRAILEEARDAATRDEAELLAKHAIASESNGRIGAMIERAQCEEGIPARPTDFDADPDLLTLANGTLDLRTGRLRPHAREDRITKLVDIRLEADARCPTWLAFLERIMGGDQDMIGFLQRAIGYSLTGHTREQCMFLMHGTGSNGKSKFLQVLRWLVGDAAVAADFATFLDRGRDSGPRNDVARLLGARVVTASEANEGQRLAEGLIKSVTGDDVVSARYLYSEAFEFKPTFKLWLAANHKPVVRGTDDGIWRRVRLVPFEVTIPPEEQDHELDAKLQGELPGILGWALDGCLAWRRGRLQPPERVLLATASYRAESDVLGAWIAECCVREDGAADAASSLYASYKKWAENGGEYVMSQTLFGRRLEERGITKELRGTGAQRLVWRRGVRLASQDAPAARWEPAP; from the coding sequence ATGAACGCCGTAGCTGTCCTCTCGGATGTCGCGACCTTCAACCCGACGGACCTCGGCAACGCCGAGCGGCTCGTCGCGCGGCACGGGGCCGACCTCCACTACGTGCCGGCGTGGAAGCGGTGGCTCGTCTGGGACGGCCGACGGTGGGCCGTCGACGACACGCAGCGCATCCACCAGCTGGCGAAGGAGACCGTGCGCGCGATCCTCGAGGAGGCGCGCGACGCGGCGACCCGCGACGAGGCGGAGCTGCTCGCGAAGCACGCGATCGCGAGCGAATCGAACGGCCGCATCGGCGCGATGATCGAGCGCGCCCAGTGCGAGGAGGGCATCCCCGCACGACCGACCGACTTCGACGCTGACCCGGACCTGCTCACCCTCGCGAACGGCACGCTCGACCTGCGCACCGGACGCCTGCGGCCCCACGCCCGCGAGGACCGGATCACGAAGCTCGTCGACATTCGCCTCGAGGCCGACGCGCGATGCCCCACGTGGCTCGCGTTCCTCGAGCGCATCATGGGCGGCGACCAGGACATGATCGGGTTTCTGCAGCGCGCGATCGGCTACTCGCTCACCGGCCACACGCGCGAGCAGTGCATGTTCCTCATGCACGGCACCGGGTCGAACGGGAAGTCGAAGTTCCTCCAGGTGCTGCGGTGGCTCGTCGGCGACGCCGCGGTGGCGGCCGACTTCGCGACGTTCCTCGACCGCGGCCGCGACTCGGGCCCACGCAACGACGTCGCGCGGCTGCTCGGCGCGCGCGTGGTGACGGCGAGCGAAGCGAACGAGGGGCAGCGTCTCGCCGAGGGGCTGATCAAGAGCGTGACCGGCGACGACGTCGTGAGCGCGCGCTACCTGTACAGCGAGGCGTTCGAGTTCAAGCCGACCTTCAAGCTGTGGCTCGCGGCGAACCACAAGCCGGTGGTGCGCGGGACCGACGACGGCATCTGGCGGCGCGTGCGGCTCGTGCCGTTCGAGGTGACGATCCCGCCCGAGGAGCAGGATCACGAGCTCGATGCGAAGCTGCAGGGCGAACTCCCCGGCATCCTGGGGTGGGCGCTCGACGGGTGCCTGGCCTGGCGGCGCGGGCGGCTGCAGCCGCCGGAGCGCGTGCTGCTCGCGACCGCGAGCTATCGCGCGGAGAGCGACGTGTTAGGCGCGTGGATCGCCGAGTGCTGCGTGCGCGAGGACGGCGCCGCCGACGCGGCGTCGAGTCTCTACGCGTCGTACAAGAAGTGGGCGGAGAACGGCGGCGAGTACGTGATGTCGCAGACCCTGTTCGGCCGCCGCCTCGAGGAGCGCGGCATCACCAAGGAGCTCCGCGGCACCGGCGCCCAGCGCCTTGTGTGGCGTCGTGGCGTACGGTTAGCATCGCAGGATGCGCCGGCCGCGCGGTGGGAGCCGGCGCCGTGA
- a CDS encoding LysR family transcriptional regulator, with product MELRHLRYFVAVAEELHFGRAAERLHIAQPPLSRQIRDLERELGEPLLERGARGVTLTAAGRAFLPEARLVLAQAERARRTAQRAAAGETGRLRVGFVEAATYGGVLHDVLGFFRLHLPNIGLSLFELDPAQQADAFRDGRIDLGILHAPPPDAARWLHVEAVYGVRMIVALPEAHALAPRARVALGDLADEPFVLFPRPSAPALHDEIVTRCRRAGFEPRVVQEATGWHTVAGLVAAGIGVAFVPASLAELRRPGVAYRPVTGLTAELTLHVAWKRGERSPVRDRFVTALKAVARTTRRPRPRSRARPPADRGDGAA from the coding sequence ATGGAGCTCCGCCATCTCCGCTACTTCGTCGCCGTGGCCGAGGAGCTCCACTTCGGCCGCGCGGCGGAGCGGCTGCACATCGCGCAGCCACCGTTGAGCCGGCAGATCCGCGACCTCGAGCGCGAGCTCGGCGAGCCGCTGCTCGAGCGCGGCGCGCGCGGGGTGACGCTGACCGCCGCGGGGCGCGCGTTCCTTCCGGAGGCGCGGCTCGTGCTCGCGCAGGCGGAGCGCGCGCGGCGCACCGCCCAGCGCGCCGCGGCGGGTGAGACGGGCCGGCTGCGCGTCGGCTTCGTGGAGGCGGCGACGTACGGCGGCGTGCTGCACGACGTGCTCGGCTTCTTCCGGCTGCACCTGCCGAACATCGGGCTGTCGCTGTTCGAGCTCGACCCCGCGCAGCAGGCCGACGCGTTCCGCGACGGGCGCATCGATCTCGGCATCCTGCACGCGCCGCCGCCCGACGCGGCGCGGTGGCTGCACGTGGAAGCGGTGTACGGCGTCCGCATGATCGTCGCGCTGCCGGAGGCGCACGCGCTTGCGCCGCGCGCCCGCGTCGCGTTAGGCGATCTCGCCGACGAGCCGTTCGTGCTGTTCCCGCGGCCGTCCGCGCCGGCGCTGCACGACGAGATCGTGACGCGCTGTCGCCGCGCCGGGTTCGAGCCGCGGGTGGTGCAGGAGGCCACCGGGTGGCACACGGTGGCGGGACTCGTCGCCGCGGGCATCGGCGTCGCGTTCGTGCCCGCGTCGCTCGCCGAGCTGCGGCGGCCGGGCGTGGCCTACCGCCCGGTCACCGGGCTCACCGCGGAGCTCACGCTCCACGTCGCGTGGAAGCGCGGCGAGCGGTCGCCGGTGCGCGACCGATTCGTCACGGCATTGAAGGCCGTCGCGCGTACCACGCGACGCCCTCGGCCGCGCTCTCGCGCACGGCCGCCAGCAGACCGCGGAGACGGCGCAGCATGA
- a CDS encoding terminase small subunit, protein MTSDAPALTPKQQRFVEEFIVDLNATQAAIRAGYSARVAANIGYENLQKPQIAAAIREAKAARSLRTQIEADDVLQRWWDLANANPNELVEVQRRSCRYCHGRGGMYQRTAVELQRDRAKYDLERAAWERKKKRAADAFPAFDEQGGIGYDPRRDPNPKCQRCWGDGVARVLVKDTRRLSPAALRLYAGVKETQHGVDVRMRDQDGALLNVAKHLGMLVERVETRDKTIEDLLDEAERESAGDAGDGE, encoded by the coding sequence GTGACGTCCGATGCGCCCGCGCTGACGCCCAAGCAGCAGCGCTTCGTCGAGGAGTTCATCGTCGACCTGAACGCGACGCAGGCGGCGATTCGGGCCGGCTACTCGGCGCGCGTGGCGGCCAACATCGGCTACGAGAACCTCCAGAAACCGCAGATCGCCGCGGCGATCCGGGAAGCGAAGGCGGCCCGCTCGCTCCGCACGCAGATCGAGGCGGACGACGTCCTCCAGCGCTGGTGGGACCTCGCGAATGCGAACCCGAACGAGCTGGTGGAGGTGCAGCGCCGCTCGTGCCGCTACTGCCACGGCCGCGGCGGGATGTACCAGCGCACCGCCGTGGAGCTGCAGCGCGATCGCGCGAAGTATGACCTCGAGCGCGCCGCCTGGGAGCGGAAGAAGAAGCGCGCGGCCGACGCGTTCCCGGCCTTCGACGAGCAGGGTGGCATCGGGTACGACCCGCGGCGCGACCCGAATCCGAAGTGCCAGCGCTGCTGGGGCGACGGCGTCGCGCGCGTGCTCGTGAAGGACACGCGGCGGCTGTCGCCGGCGGCGCTCCGCCTGTACGCCGGCGTGAAGGAGACGCAGCACGGCGTCGACGTGCGGATGCGCGACCAGGACGGCGCGCTGCTCAACGTCGCGAAGCACCTCGGCATGCTCGTCGAGCGCGTGGAGACGCGCGACAAGACGATCGAGGACCTGCTCGACGAGGCGGAGCGCGAGAGTGCGGGCGATGCTGGCGACGGCGAGTAA
- a CDS encoding DnaT-like ssDNA-binding protein, whose protein sequence is MTLALDPTVGGAAANTFVARATFDSYVERRVGSTGVGGSVPTDDDVAITRALVAATDRLTQESWIGVPATLTQALPWPRVYRLGELLVAPLYPADAQQTFSVPRGVQEATCELACCLLEGSWAPAADAALVPNATVDMDGLRVALVNNPHALPPTVVRQLRGLRRPAAACQRVIRA, encoded by the coding sequence GTGACGCTCGCCCTCGATCCGACGGTGGGTGGCGCTGCCGCCAACACGTTCGTCGCCCGCGCGACGTTCGACAGCTATGTCGAGCGCCGCGTGGGATCGACGGGCGTGGGCGGGAGCGTGCCCACCGACGACGATGTGGCGATCACGCGCGCGCTCGTCGCGGCGACCGACCGGTTGACGCAGGAGTCCTGGATCGGCGTGCCTGCCACGCTCACCCAGGCGCTCCCGTGGCCGCGGGTCTACCGCCTCGGCGAGCTGCTCGTCGCGCCGCTCTACCCGGCGGACGCGCAGCAGACGTTCAGCGTGCCGCGCGGCGTGCAGGAGGCGACGTGCGAGCTCGCCTGCTGCCTGCTCGAGGGGAGCTGGGCGCCGGCCGCCGACGCGGCGCTGGTGCCTAACGCGACCGTCGACATGGACGGGTTGCGCGTGGCGCTCGTGAACAATCCGCACGCCCTGCCGCCCACCGTGGTGCGCCAGCTGCGCGGCCTCCGCCGGCCGGCCGCGGCCTGCCAGCGCGTGATTCGCGCGTAG
- a CDS encoding LuxR C-terminal-related transcriptional regulator: MPMRAVVELRRPLTPAQARVLALLAEAPGYKQIAHALGVSKRTVRQHVEDIAAQLPDDWAPNAGTKDRVVLYAMRRLAESVAPRDRELPVSQDHAA, from the coding sequence ATGCCGATGCGCGCCGTCGTGGAGCTCCGGCGGCCGCTGACGCCCGCCCAGGCCCGTGTCCTCGCCCTCCTCGCCGAGGCGCCGGGCTACAAGCAGATCGCGCACGCGCTGGGGGTGTCGAAGCGCACGGTGCGCCAGCACGTCGAGGACATCGCGGCGCAGCTGCCCGACGACTGGGCCCCGAACGCGGGGACGAAGGACCGTGTCGTCCTGTACGCGATGCGGCGGCTGGCGGAGTCGGTGGCGCCGCGCGACCGGGAGCTCCCCGTCTCACAGGACCACGCGGCCTAA
- a CDS encoding carbohydrate kinase family protein yields the protein MPATEILCVGEVVWDALPAGLFLGGAPFNVACHLAAAGLPVSLVSRVGRDHLGDEAVRRAAWYGVHTDLVQRDDTLPTGLVRVTVDAAGAPSYEIVDPAAWDAIAPTPELLRRAADARAIVFGSLAQRRETSRRTIERLGSADAVRVFDANLRPPHDDAEVVRASLARASVAKLTEAELRRVAEWFRLPDESAARTAAAIAETFGCRVVCVTRGSEGAGLWHDGRWTEHPGFEVEVRDTVGTGDAFLAVLLAGLLRGGADDRTLLRHANLAGAYVATQAGAVPADQPAAAGTAAAAEPRRRPPRPASAAVAEPRAARRAPRAARRDTRWVSHPTKDVLDLVSRGA from the coding sequence ATGCCAGCCACCGAGATCCTCTGCGTCGGCGAGGTGGTGTGGGACGCGCTTCCCGCGGGGCTGTTCCTCGGCGGCGCCCCGTTCAACGTCGCGTGCCACCTCGCGGCGGCGGGCCTGCCGGTGTCGCTCGTGAGCCGCGTGGGACGCGATCACCTCGGCGACGAGGCGGTGCGCCGCGCCGCGTGGTACGGCGTGCACACCGATCTCGTGCAGCGCGACGACACGCTGCCGACGGGGCTCGTGCGCGTGACCGTGGACGCGGCGGGCGCGCCGTCGTACGAGATCGTCGACCCCGCGGCGTGGGACGCGATCGCGCCGACGCCGGAACTGCTCCGGCGAGCCGCCGACGCGCGCGCGATCGTGTTCGGCTCCCTCGCGCAGCGCCGTGAGACGAGTCGCCGCACGATCGAGCGGCTGGGGTCCGCCGACGCGGTGCGCGTGTTCGACGCGAACCTCCGCCCCCCGCACGACGACGCCGAGGTGGTGCGCGCATCGCTCGCGCGCGCCTCGGTTGCGAAGCTCACCGAGGCGGAGCTGCGCCGCGTGGCGGAGTGGTTCCGTCTGCCCGACGAGTCGGCGGCGCGGACCGCGGCGGCGATCGCGGAGACGTTCGGGTGCCGCGTGGTGTGCGTGACGCGCGGGTCCGAGGGCGCGGGGCTGTGGCACGACGGGCGGTGGACGGAGCATCCGGGCTTCGAGGTGGAGGTGCGCGACACGGTCGGCACCGGCGACGCGTTCCTCGCCGTGCTGCTCGCCGGTCTGCTGCGCGGCGGCGCCGACGACCGCACGCTGCTGCGCCACGCGAACCTCGCCGGCGCGTACGTCGCCACCCAGGCGGGCGCCGTCCCCGCCGACCAGCCGGCCGCCGCCGGCACTGCCGCCGCCGCCGAGCCCCGGCGCCGGCCACCGCGCCCCGCAAGCGCCGCCGTCGCTGAGCCGCGCGCCGCGCGCCGCGCGCCGCGCGCCGCGCGCCGCGATACCCGATGGGTATCGCACCCCACCAAAGATGTCTTGGACCTCGTGTCCCGGGGTGCCTAA
- a CDS encoding ornithine cyclodeaminase family protein, with translation MNGFPEVRILSAEESERAVDASALLDEIARGFVDYSAGRVAVPPVGHLGFDDPPGDLHVKYGHVRGDDVFVIKVATGFPGNVARGLPTGDGAMLVLDARTGLLRAILLDHARLTDLRTAAAGAVAARALARRDASVIGLLGAGVQALLQLRLLAHVTPARAVLVWNRTRERAESLVAEAALLGFNASVAPDAATVAATADLLVTTTAARAPLFPADAVRPGTHVTAVGADAPGKQELDPALFGRADLVVVDSRAQCADHGELSHALAAGVVRADTVRELGEVLADRVQRAEESITVCDLTGVAVQDIVIARHVLARA, from the coding sequence GTGAATGGTTTCCCCGAGGTGCGCATCCTGTCCGCCGAGGAGTCCGAGCGCGCCGTCGACGCGTCCGCGCTGCTCGACGAGATCGCGCGCGGCTTCGTCGACTACTCCGCCGGCCGTGTCGCGGTGCCGCCCGTCGGCCACCTCGGGTTCGACGATCCGCCGGGGGATCTGCACGTGAAGTACGGGCACGTGCGCGGCGACGACGTGTTCGTGATCAAGGTCGCGACGGGGTTTCCGGGCAACGTCGCGCGCGGCCTGCCGACCGGCGACGGCGCGATGCTGGTGCTCGACGCGCGCACGGGACTGCTGCGCGCGATCCTGCTCGACCACGCGCGGCTCACGGACCTGCGCACCGCCGCGGCGGGCGCGGTGGCGGCGCGGGCGCTCGCGCGGCGCGACGCGTCGGTGATCGGCCTGTTGGGCGCCGGCGTGCAGGCGCTGCTCCAGCTTCGGCTGCTCGCGCACGTCACACCGGCCCGCGCGGTGCTCGTGTGGAACCGCACGCGCGAGCGCGCCGAGTCGCTCGTCGCCGAGGCGGCGCTGCTCGGCTTCAACGCGAGCGTGGCGCCGGACGCCGCGACCGTCGCGGCGACCGCGGACCTGCTCGTGACGACGACCGCCGCCCGCGCGCCGCTGTTCCCGGCCGACGCCGTGCGCCCGGGGACGCACGTCACCGCGGTCGGCGCCGACGCGCCGGGGAAGCAGGAGCTCGATCCCGCGCTGTTCGGCCGCGCGGATCTCGTCGTGGTGGACAGCCGCGCCCAGTGCGCCGACCACGGCGAGCTGTCGCACGCGCTCGCGGCGGGCGTCGTGCGCGCGGACACCGTGCGCGAGCTCGGGGAGGTGCTCGCGGACCGCGTGCAGCGCGCGGAGGAATCGATCACGGTGTGCGACCTCACCGGCGTCGCGGTGCAGGACATCGTGATCGCGCGGCACGTGCTGGCCCGCGCCTAA